The segment ttctgtaTAGTTTTTAGGAATGTAGTTCTTTGTTTCTTGGCTTCTAATGTTGCTCGCCATCTTTGCTGTATTGTTATACTGGAGGAGCGTACACGTTGGTAAGTTTGTTTTTCCATGCGCATTTTTAGAACGGCTCTAAACCaagtttgaatttttattgCTGAAGAACGTTGTAGCTGATATTTGGTCTGTTCTTGTTTTCGCTGTAAGTGCGATCGATAATAGGTTTGTATGCAAATAATACGAGAACGTATTACTTGATATTGCTGTTGTTCCTTTAACATTAATTGTTGTGCTCGGAATCTTCTTTGCAGGGCAATGATCATGTTACGTTGCTGGTGGTATTGCAATCGTACTTTTCTTGCCAAGAGCTTGGCTTTGTAAcgtatttgtatgaaaataattaGTTTACGTTGTCTTAAATATTCTTTTCTTTGAGCTCTCATGGCTAAAGTTGCTCGTAATCTTCTTTGTATACAAATAACGGCTTGTTTTATCCTTCTGTAGTCTCCCTTTTGTAATTTCATTAGACGATATGTTCTGTAAGCTATTTGTATGACAGTAGCAGCTTGTTTTTGTTGCAAGAACCTCTTTCGTTCTTCTTTCATTTTTAGAAAACCTCTAAAGTGTTCCTGAAGACAAAGAACAGCTTCTCTGGTACCTTGATATTTGGCTCTTTGATAACGCATGGCTTTGTAAGCTTTAAATTGTGATTGTATGGTTTTGATGGCCTgcaattttctttgaaattgtgTATATTGCAAACGCATTTCCAATTTGGCTCTAAAACGTCTTTGTACATTTATGATACAAGTTTGcagttgcaaatattttttacgtTCAATTTCCATTTGTTTTCTAGCACGGAATTTTTGTTGTACAATTAAAGTGTAATATTGCACCGCAAGATATTGAACTCTGACCTTACGAGCCAATAAGGTGGCACGCCACTTTTGTTGTATACAAATAACTTTActtttaatatgtaaatattctTTTCGCTGTTGACGCATCAGTATGGTGGCACGATATAAACGTTGTATGTAAATAACACGAGTTCGTATTAATTGATAATTTGCCATATCTTTCTTCATGGACATTTTAGCCCTAAAACGTTGCTGTATACAAATAGTAGCTTTCTTCAATTTCAAATAGTCGCCATAGTGTTGTTTCATTAATTGACGAGCTTTGAACTTCCTTTGGAAAACAAGTATTGCTAAAATAATCTTAAGAAATTGTGTTCTTGCTTTATAACCACGCCAAGAGGCCTGTATTAATGTGGCTGCTTTATTTCTTTgctgttgatatttacatttggcTAAAGCTGCCTGTTCACGTAGGACTCTTGCTTGTTTTCTATTTCTCCAATGTTGTTGTAGACATATCGCACTTTTACGCCATTGTAAAAAGTTTTCACGACATTCTCTTCCCAATATAACAGATCTAAGCCATTTTTGTATAACCACCGTACAGTGTACAGTCTTAAGGAATCTTTTGCGGGCCAGATAGCAGcggatatatttttgaaataccaAAGCGGCCTGTACACGTTTCTTTCTATATTTATCGACAAAACGTCGGGTCATAAAACCTCGATATAGGGATTGTATAACAATAGCTGCTGCTTCCCGTCTCTGTTCTTCCTTAAAACGTATTCTTCTTTGTATGACTACTTTAAGCCAAGAATTTCTCCACCATTTTTGTATTACTCTAGCAGCAGCATGGAATTTTGGTGATCtaaatttatagataatttGCCATAGCAACGAAAGAGTCTTCTCTCTATGGCCATCAACTATATCATTCGCTGTGATGTCTCCCTTTAATTGGAAATCAGCTTCTCCCAAGGCTTTTAAAGccaaatttacattaaatatcctttgtaaacgagaaataGCTGGTACTCTCAATTGTTTGGTTAAATCTTCACGCAATAATATAATTTCCATAACACGGGTCAAGCGTATACCATCTCTTAGATCAACTGCAAGATTATGAAAAGCATAATCAAATTCatcaagaaatatttgtttgtgtgttagAACATAACCCAAACGTTTTAATTCTCTAGTTATATCACCAATATTGGCCAATAGTTCGGAGGAAAAACGCAAAAGAATTTCACGTGTTTCTTTGTGaggagatttttttataaagagacAAGGGTTGTGAGCAATAATACGCTTTTCTTTGGCTCTATCCAAAAATAGCAAGAGAAAGAAGAACTTTTGTAGGGTGAATTTTTTAATGTGTTCGGCGTATTCTTCGGAAAGTGTGTAGGCTTTGGAATATTTTTGTTCCAAAAATTTATCACGAAAGAGTCTGGAAAAGGTTACggatatatagaatttagaattgttaaatataaattatttatcagtttcagttttaattttaattttgtttaattctagttttagttcagttctggtacagttctagttcagttctagttcagttctagttcagttctagttcagttctagttcagttctaggtcagttctagttcagttctagttcagttctagttcagttctagttcagttctagttcagttctagttcagttctagttcagttctagttcagttctagttcagttccagttcagttctagttctagttcagttttagttcggttcaagttcagttctcgtttagttctcgttcagttctagttcagtacaagTTTAGCTGTAGTAAAGTTTTATATCTCTTCTAATTCACTTCTGTTAGGTTCATTTACTTTTcgcaatcaaaataaaaatgtagtaTTTATACCATCAACTTACCTATTCAATATAAATGAACTCAATCCCACAATATCCCTGTTAGACTGCAGATGTATTTTCTCACCATACACCACCTCCAAACCCAAACGTAACCACAAAGGATTAAAACATAACAGTAATTCCAAAATGTCACGCTGTGTTACAACATCCAAATGTAAATTTCGATCACTACGTATGCGTAAAGCATTCTTTTGTACATATACAGCTACTTTAGAGCAGGGTGCACGCATCTCTTCACTTAGGAAAAGTTCAACAGCTGCTCGCCGTAGAGACTCCAAACGAAAGTTCGTCAAATAATTAAGAGATTGTTCTTCTTTTGTGGGTGCTAGGATTAAGTCTTTATGGCGTACTTCGTTAAAAAGTTTACCTACATCAATTTTGGCATTAGAATCGGTATCGAGATCGGCGGGCATAGTGACTAGAGCATTAAGCCACTTTTTAAAATCAGTTTGATGTTTATCCACTGATGCTTCATCCAAATACATGGTGGAGGCCAGAAAGGGATCACAGGTGGTAGTAGCGGCAAAGGGATCAGGATTGATGTAAGGTTGCAGATATAAATCAGCTTCGTAAAGTTTAATGCGTGGTTCTTCTTTAACCTTACGGGGTGTTAAAGGTTTCTTTACCAGCGATAGCGTCTTTGccaatttgaattttttgggTTGAGTTTGTGACCAATTTTTAGCCTTTATCGAGGCTGAGGCATTAGTGGGAGTTTTCTGCTTATGCAGATTAGAGTCTGTTTCAAGTCTTTGCCGTTTTGGTGGGGATACTGTGACATAACTTGATTTTGTTGAATTAGTTCTTAAGCTGGTAGTGCTACTGCCACTTATAACAGAATCCATACTTTGTGAATCTGAAAAAGACAATTCATTGGATCTGCGTTTATGGGTTTCGGGTACACTGTTCAGTTTCTTAGTGATCTTCGGTGGTGTGGGATTGCGTTTAGCGGTAttgtttgttttacattttgttatatTGGGACTATTCTTACGATATTTAAGGCCCACTTCATTTAGATTAAAACGACTGGATTGTGCTAAAATCTCATTTTGATTAAACTGTACATCGGGATGAGAAATCAAACTCATGCGACTACAATCCAATTGATCGGAAGATTCATTTAGTTGTTCGGATTTGTGTTTATTATCTGGTGGGACGGCAGTTATAGCTTGCATAGA is part of the Lucilia cuprina isolate Lc7/37 chromosome 3, ASM2204524v1, whole genome shotgun sequence genome and harbors:
- the LOC111679249 gene encoding protein abnormal spindle; protein product: MSAFEVKVTPTRCKNKKLTESREPTEVIMAPFSGKSIVLFEDVPVTKTAKRLLRIINPSEDDIEVSVSKSINPEHNISLEWLENSVPAQSEITLEMVWSPQMDVACKETLQLIDNRNFRKDVMVILKSKPIKQVKSVRKFPTISSGNNTHVKTLRLKSPTSAANKVVSRLTHQQHQQQQQQQQLQHQAQMQKKRLTAHDAASKRETIDKNKQQLQPHWNSSVYVANKKNQQPPVKENLQPPKATLHNHTSPLMERNVYANNKEEALATNLSPHVMDMESENLKENVSPLALTNVLNMIDELKFTPATVTLSKPNESRLDSLASLPTPMGPNAITITLTPEAHPDHHRDLKPRCLSVELLDEALSSEDIHNDTKGTTMVITNKTFDVKLSESLEISCETLNGSSGEGRTSSACSLVINKTTVISTTPVARPLEIIQEEDNSPTSLTTAPKVENQNSVETPQKGEEDLKRDIKLIGTPLRKYSESMKDLYQKSPQSIVITQGSLPNLNEMETIKSFEQNRYFIQANSRTDVKTSMQAITAVPPDNKHKSEQLNESSDQLDCSRMSLISHPDVQFNQNEILAQSSRFNLNEVGLKYRKNSPNITKCKTNNTAKRNPTPPKITKKLNSVPETHKRRSNELSFSDSQSMDSVISGSSTTSLRTNSTKSSYVTVSPPKRQRLETDSNLHKQKTPTNASASIKAKNWSQTQPKKFKLAKTLSLVKKPLTPRKVKEEPRIKLYEADLYLQPYINPDPFAATTTCDPFLASTMYLDEASVDKHQTDFKKWLNALVTMPADLDTDSNAKIDVGKLFNEVRHKDLILAPTKEEQSLNYLTNFRLESLRRAAVELFLSEEMRAPCSKVAVYVQKNALRIRSDRNLHLDVVTQRDILELLLCFNPLWLRLGLEVVYGEKIHLQSNRDIVGLSSFILNRLFRDKFLEQKYSKAYTLSEEYAEHIKKFTLQKFFFLLLFLDRAKEKRIIAHNPCLFIKKSPHKETREILLRFSSELLANIGDITRELKRLGYVLTHKQIFLDEFDYAFHNLAVDLRDGIRLTRVMEIILLREDLTKQLRVPAISRLQRIFNVNLALKALGEADFQLKGDITANDIVDGHREKTLSLLWQIIYKFRSPKFHAAARVIQKWWRNSWLKVVIQRRIRFKEEQRREAAAIVIQSLYRGFMTRRFVDKYRKKRVQAALVFQKYIRCYLARKRFLKTVHCTVVIQKWLRSVILGRECRENFLQWRKSAICLQQHWRNRKQARVLREQAALAKCKYQQQRNKAATLIQASWRGYKARTQFLKIILAILVFQRKFKARQLMKQHYGDYLKLKKATICIQQRFRAKMSMKKDMANYQLIRTRVIYIQRLYRATILMRQQRKEYLHIKSKVICIQQKWRATLLARKVRVQYLAVQYYTLIVQQKFRARKQMEIERKKYLQLQTCIINVQRRFRAKLEMRLQYTQFQRKLQAIKTIQSQFKAYKAMRYQRAKYQGTREAVLCLQEHFRGFLKMKEERKRFLQQKQAATVIQIAYRTYRLMKLQKGDYRRIKQAVICIQRRLRATLAMRAQRKEYLRQRKLIIFIQIRYKAKLLARKVRLQYHQQRNMIIALQRRFRAQQLMLKEQQQYQVIRSRIICIQTYYRSHLQRKQEQTKYQLQRSSAIKIQTWFRAVLKMRMEKQTYQRVRSSSITIQQRWRATLEAKKQRTTFLKTIQKIIYLQRLIKATLVMKMEREQYQKLKEAAIVIQKRYRARREMLQIRSQYQLIRSLIICIQRHFRAKRAMLKVRNDFVLLKSTVIHLQQKFRGRQKMRIDREHFLQLKTNIVEFQAHARGLLARRRFQALMTPEMMELLRQKKAAKIIQRFWRGYRIRKRFNNVRIKVIRKNIALLKETSNTVNSIKFKVQDAVRLLRGRFSASEALHVLMRLDRISRTVPHLLMCRSDFISTFCYGIMAQAIRSEVDKQLIMYCSRIILNLARYNSTTANTFQEGGLVTIAQMLLRWCDKDCEIFNTLCTLIWIFAHCPVKRKIIRDFMTTTDAIYMVRETKKLVARKEKMKQNVRKPSVPTSMLSSSSTTSTSIRGLSQQQQQQQQQNFSSRALPSLEPDYGVIRNKPYTFISSVYAFDTILYKLGIDIF